In Betta splendens chromosome 1, fBetSpl5.4, whole genome shotgun sequence, the genomic stretch GGAAGTAAAAGCAGGCATGTATCAGATGATGCTATTCTTTATGTTTCCTTACAGCttaagtacagtatgtaaatgtgGCTTTAAGGCCTTATGGAAAGATGAGCGCTGTCCATCCCTGGTAATTAATGAGCCTCTGCTCCTTGCGAGCGCTTTGAGAGTGTGTCAGGGACCCAATGAAAAGGAAGGGCAGGGACAAAGTGCTGAGGAAGGGAGAGGGAACACGGAACAGGTCGGTCCGGTTGTCCTCTTCAAGGTGGATGTCTGGGCGGCGTCACGCCTGTTAACATGTCTGGGAGGAGCCACCCGTTCTAAACACTGTGCTGACGTGCACATGTGTAGGTTTGAATGTGTGCGAGCGCAGGCGAAGACGAGTGGGAGCCACAGAGCGAGCAGCGCAGAGCCAGAgaaggagtgagagagagagacggagattTCCTCGGCTTCACCCCCCGCGACCTCCAGGATGTTTAAGAAGAGCAGCAAGGACGGCGCGGCCAAGGGCTCGGCCAAAGCCAGCAAGTGAGTGCGTCCCCGTGGACTTTGTGAATGGCACCGTATCTCGGccgtgttcctcctcctcctgttctcccCGGCCCGAGAACTGTGTCATGTTTCCTGTGTTCAGCCGGGGTTCCCCTCCTGTTATGTTCCAGCTGAAAGGGACGCTGCGTTCAGCCTCGCTCGGGGCGTTTCATCGCTGACCCGACGCGCGTTGATCCTCGGGGATGGGGGAGGTTTGCTGAGGTGTTTGGCGGCATGTTAACAGGTTTTCTGTGTAAACACTGTGGGGTAACAGTGGACCAGTGTGAGGTCTTTGGTAGATGCTCAGCTGGTTGgtttcctgtctttgtgttgtgaTGTTGAACGTAAAAGCATCCCATTACAAACAAATGGCAGATATGAGTAATGTCTTAACATTTCGCTTTTTTCTTTTGAAACCTGTTTAATGAGATGTACAACAGCCAGGTTTTTAGTTTTACACGCGTACGAAGAAAGTGCAGAACGTAGTGGATGTGTGTGCGGGCGACGTACGTATGAGGGcagcttgttctgctgctggtgctgtcaCTTTCATCTCATGTCACTGGTGAAACCGTAGATGATTTAGAAAtgactgaagctgctgagaACTGGTGGCTCCAGGTCAACGCGTCCACATGCTGTTAGTGAGAAGCGCCACAAGATCAGAAGAATCACAAATAAAACCCTGTGAATGTGGCGCTATCATAATCCTGTCGCATTTAATGTCAACGTCCAACATTTACTCAACAAACTGTCGAAGAACAAAACATGCTGTAGTCACTGATAAACTGTGTAAACTGCGTTGTCCCAGAAAGAGCAGCTGAGTTGAACCCGTTGAAAATGGTTCATAAAAGTACTAGTATTTTGTAATTCATTTACTTGCTACAGTGTAGCAGGTATTTCTGTACTCACGACACAATCAAAGTAGTGTGACTGGTTGTTCAGCTTCATTACTTATTCATGAACCTCTGTCACTCTTTTCATTCATTAATAAGATATTCACAGTGTGTAATAAGTCGCAGTTAACAGCTCAACCAACAGAAGCCACCTTTAAGTGTCTCCAGAACATCAGAATATGATGTAAGAAAAAGTTCCAAAAGAGTTCTTTGACAAAGTTGTAATATATTTATCACAACACAACATTGGTTTTGTGTAAAAAGTTCAACTGCATTATACGGTTAAAAAGAAATGCGGGCAagatttaaaaagacaaaagatgTGAAAGCATCTAAGTTAAATTAGTAGGTAGATTTGCTAATATGTGCTTTATCACTTTATcaaactgttgtgtgtgtgtgtgtgtgtgtgtgtgtgtgtgtgtgtgtgtgtgtgtgtgtgtgtgtgtgtgtgtgtgtgtgtgtgtgtgtgtgtgtgtgtgtgtgtgtacagcccGTACCTGTCTCTCCTGCTGAGTGAACAGGAATATGAAGGCTATTGTCAGAGTAGCTGCAGAACCAGATCAGCTTGCAGCTCCGTGAGTCAGTGCAGCGGGTGCCACGAGCAGAACGCTGCGGCCCGTGTCTGCATCCTGCACATGCACAGCTAGCTGGAGCTAACGAGCGCTAAGCTCCTAGACGTTCACCCGGTGTGAATAGACCGTATGAAAACATCCAAAGCAGCGCTGCCGTCACAATCCACAGCCGCATGCgtaaaggtcacagctgagctCTGCCTTGTTTAAACTCGCTGCTCAGTTTGCAAATGCTCCAATTTAACCCACACATTGACCTCAAACTATCCACACACACTAGATTCAGTTACCACGAAGGCTTTTACACAAAAAAGCTCCTCTCACTGGATTGTAACATCATCCTGTGTGTTCCTCATTCGACCAACTCCACATCCCTTGCTTTTTGACTCCATCATGCTGGTCCTTTCATGTAGCTTGATGGGTGTAGTTCATTGCGTAACGCCAGACAgtggttcctcctcctcctcctctctgtctcaggTATCGCTTTACATCTTCTCTGGCATGCTCAGGTTGGCATCatcacagagcaacacacaccGCGACGGAGGGAGTGACGGTCACACTCAGTCGTTGGGGAATTCTTAGCATTTTAGGAACGCTTTAGGTGTGGCTCCCAACTATAAGTCTGTATCAGGCTTCTTAGTTTTCataaagaagctgcagatgattCTGTGTAATAACAGGTGCCAAGTTCAATACAATTATGTTGGTTGTGAGCAACGTCAGCTAGTATATACATTTTGATCATTGCTTCATCATGTTAAATCCTGAAAAGCTactactacacacacacacacacacacacacacacacacacacacacacacacacacacacacacacacacacacacacacacacacactttaggcTTGGGTTATGGagagaaccaggctgaacccaTTCCCTCCAATACCCAACCCGATGACTGTGGTTTAATGAGTTGTGCTCTGCAGGACACAGCCGAACAGCGACTTGGCCTTGCTGATTGCTCAGATGCAAAAGAATGCCGacgaggtggagaaggagatcCTGCAGGCAGAAgagctgctggctgtggtgagaacacacaaacgcacaatgCCAGTACCTTCACTTTGTCCTGCCGCCGCTATTAAAGACGCCGTCTGATCTGTGTCACGTGCGTCCACCAGGATAATGCAAATGAGAGGCAGGAACTGCCCTTCGAAAATAAAACGGAGGTCAAAGTGAGGCTTGGCAAAGCTGAGGATCTGCTGAAGGACCTCTTCCTGGACGTGGACAGGGCCAAGAAGTTCAAACACCCACAAGCTACAGAGATAGAGAGCGAGTGAGcatcattaataatattaataaataaatgagtaaaTACTGTCATGATGATGAATGATATTGACATTATTATCAACTCTAAACACCCGGAGTCGTCATGAACATCAGTGAGTTTCATGTTTGTCTGGTGATTCCAGCGTAATTCATCTGCATGAGCGCTGGCTGAAAGACACGGCCTTCTACCGAGAAATCTACGAGCAGATTGAAGATGTGTCCCTGATGCCTAGGATCGACTGGGAGCCTGTGTTCAACAAGAAGAATGTAGGCAATATATAATAACACCATCTGAACATAGCGTTGTTCTCCACGTGCAGGACATACCTTCTTGTCAAGCTGAATGCTGAAatgctaatgatgatgatggatgagTATAATTATGAATAAGTGCATGAATACTTGATAGATTGGAAAAGGAGAAGATTTGACAGACAGGTGAAAACTGATGATCTATTGTGTAAAATAGGCCTTTACCACATCGAACCACATACATTCACATACGTTTGTGAAAGTATGACATGGCAATTTAAAGGTATAAGCTTGTCTTGTTAATAATTGGTTCTAACATGACGCAAACAGGTCAGTAGATAGTTTAAAATGTTGTAATATTCCCAATTCCTACAGCTCCTGAAGGTAACAGTGAAATGACCTTGATAGGTTCTCCGTCTTAGTCCCGCCTCCTACACCAGAACCGGGCCTGTCTGGAACTGAGACAGTTTTGCAAATCCTTTCATtcaaatttttgttttttgaatgATTTGAACTTTTGTCCCTAATTTGGCTCCACAGTAAAACTCGTAAAAATTGAACTCATTTTTCTGTCCCTTCACATTGTGAACTGCCTTTTGCACACACTTACagaaacagctggatgtggaggagTTCGGCCCCACCATGGAAGACCTGAAGAAGCAGATCGCCGCTCACAACATCCTGCACCAAGAGATCGAGGCCTACAGCTCACAGCTCACCGTCAGCTCTGCTGGAAACAAGGTGGAGACACGTGCTCATGTGAAAACCTGACTGTGCTGATCTGTTTTCATTACTCCTATAACACACACTGCTTTTTGTCTTCCAGGAGAAATATACAGAGTTAAAGAAACAATACAACAATATACTGGTGAGTTGAGATTAAACATCTTCATGTATTTGGACAATTACCGTGTGAAACAGTGGAAGATGTGACTTCTTCTGTTCACGTGTCCAAAATAAATATGCTCTAACTACAATTTATGAAATGATCACAacctctttttcctcttcttgaTGTTTTGTCCAGGACAACTCCAAGTGGCGTCGGCACTACCTGAACAGCCTGTACGCTTATATGCAGGGCTGCAAGAAGGAGCTGGCCTTCCTCGGGGAAGAGCAGCAAAAGATCAAGACCCAAGACTGGAGCGACCGCATGCTGGACCCGCCCGATGTCCGCAGGCAATATGAGGTCAGAATTCACCAGCACATTAAATAACAACATCCGCTTGTACTAGCAAAATCTAACCTCCACTGTGATCCGGCTCAATCAGAACTTCAAGAACAACAGTCTGCTGTCCCACGAGACTGAGGTGAACAATATCCAAGATGATGGTGACAGGCTTGTTGAGCTGAAGCACCCGGCCAGTGCCACAATACTGGTACGGGCCGAGCCTAAACGACAGAACTTTGAAAAAATAGACTTAAGTATGATCCAGTGTCAGGACAGGTAAACttaaacattacattttactTCCAGGCTCAGAAAGAAGCTGTACGGAACGAGTGGCAGAAGTTCCTCAATCTTTGCATCTGTCAAGAGACACATCTGGATAATGTGGAGGAATACAAAAGGTATGTGAGCTACTGGACACCACGTTATGTCATTTTCAAAATCTGTCTTTACAGTGATTGAATAAAATTAAGTGCAAAATGTCTTGTCTATTCTACTGTTATTCtgtacaaaaatgtgttttggtgttttttccAGTACCAACTGGACACTGAGCAACTCTCAGAAAACCTGAACAAACTGAACAACAGCCTGAATCCTGCAAATGTCAGCAAAAAGAGCAACTCAGAGATGCTGATGCAGCTCGAGGTGGAGGAAACCTACACTTTATTACAGAACACGCCATTATTACAGACACAAGCAACTGTATATTATTGGAAAGCATAAATATGTGGCTTTTATTGAAATATTTCAGTAAGCGCCAAGTGTTTAGATGAAAGTGTTTTGAATTATCATTACAACTTATTGTTTGAGCTAATTTTAACCTGTCGAGGTAAAATATGGGTCTGTTGCTCTGAGACAAGTCTTTGGAGGGGATCCGTTTTCACCGGCGTTTGTTTCCgtccagctggaggagaagaacgTGCTGaactgtgaacagctgctggcCGACCTGAGGAGACGCAGCACGACCATCGCCCCGCTGAAGCTACGCCGCACCAACCCCAACAGAGCCACCACGGTGGAGTCCCTGTGTGACTGGGAGACGGACCAGGTGAGGCTTAATCTCCTGTCAGACACCGCTTTAGATGCTAGACGCTGGTACTGGAGGTCACAACTTTGGTTTTCATTCAGGCTTCTTTATCAAGAGAGGAGAAAGTAACTCTGATGTCAATCTTGGACAATGAAAACTGGAGCGTTGTCTCCAGTGATGGGTTAACAAAAACCTTCCCAGGAGTCTGTTTCTACATCCCACCACCAGACCCAGACGCCATTGATAAAGTGGACTTGTGAGTATTGTTAATTTCTGCACCGCACATGTGGTGCTGTTTCTACCTGCCGCTCTTCATTTCTCTGTCTGTGCCTTTTCATTCATCAGTTTGGGCAATGAACTGGATGACATCAAAAAGAGAAGAGCCGCACTGGCATCATCCCTGAAGAATAACAAATTAGACATGGCCAAAGTCCAGAGAGCAGGTCACTGACTGCAGAATCAGTCCCTGAATATTAACATGACTGAAATAAGTGTGTGGAATAATTTAATTGGTTAGAAAAGAAACCATAAATAAGTGTTCCTGTTTCTTCCCTCAGCTCCGGTGTCTTCGGCCCCACCAGACCCCAAAGTGGCAGCTGTGTCTCAGCAGCTAGACGCTCTGGACAAAGGCCTGGCCAGTGCTGAGGAGAACATGCTAAACAACCTGCGAACCCCACTGAACCGCACCAACCCGGCTGACGATCTGGCCAACAGGCTGAAAGAACAGGAGGTGGGACCAGAAGCAGGCACCACAGTTTCACTTAGAGCGACTCATTTGAGCCGCACTATGACATGTTCACGACAAGTCATTGCTCCAGGTCTGATCCGAAACTCTATCTATTCACAGCACTTAGACTAGCGCTAGGCATGAGCAGAGCTGGGGTAAGAAATAGGAGTAATCTTTACTAAAATCTTTGATATCAACAGATGGGAGTTATGTAATGTAACATGATGCCCAACTTCACAAAACGTATATGAAACAGCAAAATGGCAACGGGTCCAGGTAGaatttaaagctttaaagctGTTCACAAGGTGTGAAACTGCTAACAGGACGTGTGGGGAGACGCTTATGAAACAACATTTCGACCATCAGATGCAATTTTGatcatttaaattcaaataaaatattagTGCACTTACTTAAAGTATGAACATTTCCTTCTTATAGAAAGCTGCCAAAGAACTGAAggctctggagcagcagaaggCCGCAGCACAGGCCAATATGCAGCCTTTGCTCTCCAAAGATCCCTACTCTGACCTGCCACTCAAACTGAATGCCGCCAACAACAAGCACAACAACATGGCTGCACTTGCTGACCTTTACACCAAGAAGTAAGCTGATGGTTTGCTTTGGGATGCTGCACATCTTTAGAAGCTTTCATGATAATACACCAAACTGCTCCTGAATTGAATAATCGAAATAAGCGACTTTCATATTCGTGTTTCAGAGCAAACGCATCTCTCCAGCTGGAGCGTCAGATTGGGAAGGTGGACGGCCTAGTTTCTGGGTTTGAGAGGAAGCTGAGTGAGGACAGTCCAATCCCTGATGCGCCAAATGCAATAGACTCACGTGTCAAGGACATTAAGGTGAGCAAATGTGAACATCCACCATCTTTTAAATACTCATAGATTCAACTTACAACTCAGAGATATTAACGTTGCATGTGTCCTTCGTGTTTAGAAACAGCGCGAGTCTGTGGCCGCGGCTCAGAGCGACATGAAGAAGCTGAGCCAGGACCTGCAGACCACggagcagctgtgcagctctctgcagcagcgaTACCAGGAGTACTGCCCTGACATCCAGCGCCAGAAAACAGAGgtcaagcagctgcagagccgctACACCAACGTAGAAAACCAGCTCAACGAGAGGTGAAAAGGCAGTCGCTTTAACAAAGAGAAGATCAGGACTGAATTATAAGCAGTTCACATAATGAGTAGTTGTTGAGGCAATTTACTTTAAAAGTAGCTCCCAACAAATCTAATCTATAAAAATTTCAACAACACGATGCAGAACCTGTGCAAAGTACATGCTTAAAATGCCACTATATTGATGCCCATTTTCAGACAAAACATCCTACAAGAAACTGCAAACAAAAATCAAGAGTTCCAGAGCACATGCACGTCCCTGAACTCCTTCCTGGACAATCTGCCATCAAACCAGATAAAGCCTGGCGATGACCTGTCACAGATTGCAGCTAAACAGAGCTCCCAAGCGGTGAGATGGTCATCAGACTATACAAAAAAATCATGTTTAATGCTTTAtctgttattatattatagaaCTTAGTAATTAACTTTTGCTTATTTCATATTTGACTGCAGATGGTAATGGACAACCTGAAGAGCAAAGGAAATGATATAGACTTGGTGTCTGATCTGTCTCTAGAACTGCAGGATCTACTCAATGTAAGGCTGAAATGTATTATTACAAAATGTTGTCTGTGAACAAATAACTGTGATAATGTTACTACAGTCACTTAAATCCCTCAGCATTTCTACTTTCATAAAAAATGCACACTTgaataactgaaaccaatttTTCACTTCTTTTTTGCAGGAGTATGACACAAATGTCGATAAATACAACAGTTCACTTCCAAACGCCACTATTGCAAACAAACCCCAAACGTCACTTTCGGATGCTATTAAAAAGCAGGTAACTATGATCATGTATCATCATACAATCATCACTGATTTTATCTCAGTATAAAGGAACATGGTGGTTGATGGGCTTGTTTCATCTCCTCTTACAGGAAAAGAATGTGGTACATCGTTATGCTCAAGCAACAGCTGAAAACAACCAACGCCAAAAGCAGATGGCGTTGGCCAAGAATCTCAATGTACAAGTAAGACAAGAGCACCGGAATATTTGGTCGATACTTTAAACTCTACCATCTAAAGAAACTGATCGTGTGATAAcatttttcattctttctttctgttatgttttcctgctgcagaaTGAAGAGAAAGTTCAAATGGTGGCACAGAAACAAGTGCACGCTGAAAACCAACAAAGGAGTGCATTGGAGTTAGACAGTCTCTCAAAGGATCTGCAGGAAGAGAAGGCTAGGACAGCACATGCTGAGACAGACCTGAGAACCTTTAAAGAAAGGTTGTTGTCGCTCAAGAGTCGCAGAGGTGTTGAGCGTGTTGAGGAGAAAGAAGTACTGCACTACTACCGTGACCCAAAGCTGGAGAGTGATTTGACCATTTTACAGAAAAAATTGCATGAAGAGACCTTAAAGCGCACCACCGTCCAGACTGATATTGAGGTATTTAACAAGAAAATCACAACCCTAGAGAACACAATCCAAAATGCTAAACCCAAACTTGTGACCAAAGAGGTAACAGAGTATGAAAAGGATCCCCAGCTGGACATAGAGGCCGAAAAACTAAGAGATGAAATAGCAAGGCTAAGAAATGAAGTTCGAGTGACAGATGGGGAGCATGTTCAGATGAGGACCGAAGTCTCCATTCTCCAGCAGAAAAGGCCTACAATCAAAGAGAAGATAGTTAAGAAGGAGGTGGTGAAAATTGAAAAAGATCCAGAGATGCTGAGATTGGTGCAAAAACTGGAGATGGACATCGGTGACGAGACCAACAACAGCAAGCTGCTCAACGACAACATCTTCCAGACGAGGAGTCAGATCAATGCACTGGAGAGACTGATTCCTAACATCCAGCCGAAAATCATCACCAAGGAAGTTAAAAAGGTCGAACAGGACCCAGAGCTCATCACAGAATCTGTGAATATTCAAAAaagtctggaggaggagaagattgACAATGACACCATATCTAAAGAGTTGATGGAGCTCCACAGCCGCTATCGAGAAGTTCAGGACTGGAGACCCAAAATCGAAGTGAAGGAAATCGTTCATGAGAACTACCGGATAGACCCTAGTACGGAAGTGGAGATAGTGCGACTCAAGAAGGACATACAAGACACCAACAAGCGCCGTTCTGATCTGGAAAGAGAACTCATCCAGATCACATCAGAACTGAATATCCTTCGTTCTCAGGCACCAAAGGTGGAGCTGAAGGAAGTTCTTCAAGAGGTGATTAAGGAAGAGAGAAGTccagaaaacgagagagagattCAGAGGCTAAATGACCAGCTTAATGTTTTACACAACCAATACATCACCCTTGAGGACAAGGTGAGGCTACTtaggaaagagagagatgagTGGAAGGCTGAAAAGTCCAAGGTAGAGACCAGACTTGTTAACAAAGAAGTCATCAAGTATGAGCCTGATCCACTGCTGGAGAAAGAAGCTGAGCGTATGAGGAAAACTGTGCGGGAGGAGGCACAGCTGCGGCGCTCCATTGAAGAAATGGTGTTTGACCTCCAACACAAGTACATCCTTCTGGACAGAGAAAAGCCTGAGGAAAAAGTGGttgtgcaggaggtggtgcGTTTGCAGAAGGACCAAAAGCAGATATATGAGCATGAGCGTCTGGGCAGGGCCTTGGATGAAGAAGTAATGGCTCGGCGTCAAGTAGAACTAGAACTTCAGCAGCTGAGAACAAGGTTGGAGGACAAAGAGAGGACCATCAGAGAGAGCGACGAGCGCCAAAAGAGGAttcaagcagaggctgaagtcAGAGATCTCAGACTACGCATCACACAGCTGGAGAATGCTCCACCACCTGTTCAGGAAAGCATTGTGGTTGAAGAGGTATTGAAGGTTGAAAGAGACCCAAAACTGGAGAGGATGACAAATGACATTCGGTCTGATATGGACAAGGAAACCAGTGACATCCTGCGCATTCAGAGAGAGATCCGTAACATCACTCTGAAGATTGAGATTCTGCAGAGGGAGAAGTCCAGTGAGAAGACGGTGTACAAAGAGATTGTCCGTGTTGAAAAAGACCAGGCTGTTGAAGCGGAGAGGGATCGTCTGAGGGAACAGGTGTCGCAGCATAAATTTGACAGGCATGATCTGGAGGATGAAATCAGACGTATTAATGACAAGCTAAACCTTCTGATGGGCAACAAGTCCAGCACCTCAAAAGAGGAGACTGCACTGGTTTTGCAGAGAGATGCCCTTCAGAGAGACAGGGACAATCTCAAACGGGAGCTTAAGACATTAGAGGTCTCTAGACACGACATCAGCCTTTCTTTTCAGCAGCAGAGCCGACTGATGAGCGAGAGGACACAGATGAGCAGGCAGAGGAGTATTAAAATGGAGTCTGACGTCCAGCGTCTGGAAAACGAAATCTTGGATGAAAAAGACAAGATCCACCAGCGAGACAGCGTCATCAGACAGCTTCTGCTCAATGTGCAAAGAGAGGAGCAAGCAGAGACAAGGACCAAGGAGACCAACGTCTCCACCAAAATCACCATCTTGGATCCAGACACGGGCAAAGACATGTCTCCTTATGATGCCTACATGCAGGGACTGATTGAGCGCCAACAGTACATtcacctgcaggagctggagtgTGACTGGGAGGAGATTACATCCCTGGGACCAGATGGGGAGACATCTGTGCTGCAGGATCGCAAAAGCGGCAAGCAGTACTCCATCAAAACTGCCCTGAAGGACGGCAGACTGACAGAATACGATTTACAGCAGTACAAAAAAGGCAAGATTCCCATCTC encodes the following:
- the evpla gene encoding envoplakin a, producing the protein MFKKSSKDGAAKGSAKASKTQPNSDLALLIAQMQKNADEVEKEILQAEELLAVDNANERQELPFENKTEVKVRLGKAEDLLKDLFLDVDRAKKFKHPQATEIESDVIHLHERWLKDTAFYREIYEQIEDVSLMPRIDWEPVFNKKNKQLDVEEFGPTMEDLKKQIAAHNILHQEIEAYSSQLTVSSAGNKEKYTELKKQYNNILDNSKWRRHYLNSLYAYMQGCKKELAFLGEEQQKIKTQDWSDRMLDPPDVRRQYENFKNNSLLSHETEVNNIQDDGDRLVELKHPASATILAQKEAVRNEWQKFLNLCICQETHLDNVEEYKKYQLDTEQLSENLNKLNNSLNPANVSKKSNSEMLMQLELEEKNVLNCEQLLADLRRRSTTIAPLKLRRTNPNRATTVESLCDWETDQASLSREEKVTLMSILDNENWSVVSSDGLTKTFPGVCFYIPPPDPDAIDKVDFLGNELDDIKKRRAALASSLKNNKLDMAKVQRAAPVSSAPPDPKVAAVSQQLDALDKGLASAEENMLNNLRTPLNRTNPADDLANRLKEQEKAAKELKALEQQKAAAQANMQPLLSKDPYSDLPLKLNAANNKHNNMAALADLYTKKANASLQLERQIGKVDGLVSGFERKLSEDSPIPDAPNAIDSRVKDIKKQRESVAAAQSDMKKLSQDLQTTEQLCSSLQQRYQEYCPDIQRQKTEVKQLQSRYTNVENQLNERQNILQETANKNQEFQSTCTSLNSFLDNLPSNQIKPGDDLSQIAAKQSSQAMVMDNLKSKGNDIDLVSDLSLELQDLLNEYDTNVDKYNSSLPNATIANKPQTSLSDAIKKQEKNVVHRYAQATAENNQRQKQMALAKNLNVQNEEKVQMVAQKQVHAENQQRSALELDSLSKDLQEEKARTAHAETDLRTFKERLLSLKSRRGVERVEEKEVLHYYRDPKLESDLTILQKKLHEETLKRTTVQTDIEVFNKKITTLENTIQNAKPKLVTKEVTEYEKDPQLDIEAEKLRDEIARLRNEVRVTDGEHVQMRTEVSILQQKRPTIKEKIVKKEVVKIEKDPEMLRLVQKLEMDIGDETNNSKLLNDNIFQTRSQINALERLIPNIQPKIITKEVKKVEQDPELITESVNIQKSLEEEKIDNDTISKELMELHSRYREVQDWRPKIEVKEIVHENYRIDPSTEVEIVRLKKDIQDTNKRRSDLERELIQITSELNILRSQAPKVELKEVLQEVIKEERSPENEREIQRLNDQLNVLHNQYITLEDKVRLLRKERDEWKAEKSKVETRLVNKEVIKYEPDPLLEKEAERMRKTVREEAQLRRSIEEMVFDLQHKYILLDREKPEEKVVVQEVVRLQKDQKQIYEHERLGRALDEEVMARRQVELELQQLRTRLEDKERTIRESDERQKRIQAEAEVRDLRLRITQLENAPPPVQESIVVEEVLKVERDPKLERMTNDIRSDMDKETSDILRIQREIRNITLKIEILQREKSSEKTVYKEIVRVEKDQAVEAERDRLREQVSQHKFDRHDLEDEIRRINDKLNLLMGNKSSTSKEETALVLQRDALQRDRDNLKRELKTLEVSRHDISLSFQQQSRLMSERTQMSRQRSIKMESDVQRLENEILDEKDKIHQRDSVIRQLLLNVQREEQAETRTKETNVSTKITILDPDTGKDMSPYDAYMQGLIERQQYIHLQELECDWEEITSLGPDGETSVLQDRKSGKQYSIKTALKDGRLTEYDLQQYKKGKIPISEFALLVAGENKKQPQFNSIIPKSSATVQSASPSAVKETYPIAGVIDTNTDTCYTIRNATIRKLIDSATAQRLLEAQAATGGIIDFPSTERCTVNKAAIRNLIDDSQQQRLLNAQKAFAGVEDPMTRECLSVGLAIQKGWLPKSNGIRYMEAQHLTGGLVEPKSGSRVSIMDAIGSKMIDSTMMRELQSESTYVKDITDPITKEKINYKQALDRCQKDPATGLPMLPASSKDSGYNSTKSARF